The Christensenella timonensis DNA segment TCAAACCCCGGATAATTATCGATCATATGGCTGATCGCCATTTGCCCGCCGGCAAACGCACGTTCTATGAGCAGCGTTTTAAGGCCGCTCCTGCATGCATAGATCGCCGCGGTCAATCCTGCCGGGCCGGAGCCTGCAATAATCAAATCATACATTTTGTTCCATCTCCTTAGAAATGCTTTGCAAACCGCTCTTTTACAAATTACTATTATTATACAGGAAAGACACGGATCCTGTCTATCCAGTTATCCATCAACAGCCGCATATTCCCTTTAACTGCACTTTTTACTTTTCAGATACCGCTTCCCTAGCTTTCCCTTTAAAAACGATGCAAACTCCTGCAGCGTTATCCCCTCTATTTGTCCTTTGGGGATCAGGAATGCATTGATGTCATTGATGAACAGGTAAAATGCCACCGGCGTTTCATACGCATAGACAAGGTCGTCATACGCAAACTCGGCCAGCGTTTCGCGTTCTTCTTCCGCATCATACTCGCGCACTTCCATCTGCTTTTGCGTGAACGTATACTTCTGCGGGTTTTCCACCGCTTCCTGTACCGTCTTGTACTGCCTCTTGGGCTGCGTCCTCGTCACGGTGACATAACAGGATACGAAAGCAGCCGCGACCGCCCCTAAAAGAATCACCGGCACCACTCCCATGGCGTTGTCGAGCAAAGCATAATTGCATATGATCAGTACCACCGCAATACCGATAAGGATACACAGAACCGTCACAAATTTGGCAAACGCATTCATCTTGCCGTTCGGGCCCTTTTTTTCAAACAGCGAAAACATCCAATAATCTTTAAATATCTGGTAATCCGTCTTTGTCGTAAAATTGATATCCTGCATAGCCGCCCTCCGATACTGCCTTATATTTTACACCAATTCCATGTAAAAATCCATAAAAAAGGCCTTGCCCGGATTGTAAATAAAAAAGCGTACCTGCAATGCAGGTACGCTTATAAAAGCATGATGCTACTCAATCGTCGCTCGGCGATTCCGTTTCCCCTGAAGAAAGCGCTCCGCCCGGGCTGCCATCCACCGGTGTGTAATAACGCTCCAGCATCTTCGTCATCAGTTCATCCTCGTCCATAATAAAGTAATTCAGCTTGGATGGGCTGGTCACGATCGGGTCGGGGAAGTTCTGCCAGCAGTCGTCCCGTTCCTCAAATGTTTCCATCTTGATGTTGTCGATGGAACCGATCTTATCGAGCACGCCTGCCATCGCGACAATCTGGTCAAGTCCCAAATTCGTCTGCAACACGTCGCCCGAAAGCTGCGAGAACAGTTTGGATGCGGACTGCACCGCGCCCAGCTTCTTGATCTTTTTGGCGATCGCCATCATGAATTCCTGCTCGTGGCGCTGGCGCGACAATTCACCGTCGTCCATCTGCTTCCTGTTCTGCAAATAGAGGCGAACCGCATTGCCTTCCAGCGTGATCGTATCGCCTTTGCTCCCGATATCCGGATAATCCTGGTCGAGCGTCACTTCCACGCCGCCCAGCGCTGCCGCAAGGTCTGCCAGATGCTCTAAGTCAATGGATATATAGTACTGGATCGGGATACTGAGCTGTCCTTCCACTTCCACCAGATCCTCTGTAGCGCGCATTGCGTTCTGCGGCCCCCATTTCGTGGTGTCGTTGCCGCCGCCCAGGATATAAGCATGGTTGATCTTTGTCAGGTACTCTTTGGATTCCACCTTGCCCGTCTTCTGGTCTACCTTATGCACGATCGTACGCGTATCGCGCGGAATGGAAAGGAAAGATATCTCGTTGTTTTCCATATCGACCGTGCACAGCATGATCATATCGCTGCGCGCACCCGTCGCGTCCTTGACCTGCGTGCCGTCCCAATCGATACCCAGCATCAGGATGCTGACCACATTCGGATTCTTCTGGTAAGTCTTCCCGTCGATGGTCACCGTTTCAACGTTTGCATTCGCGTCAAAGTTGATGTCGTCCGATGCGACCGCCGCCGGCGCCGGCGTATTGAACGCCGCGATCGAGTTTGCCTTCAAATCCGTATATGTTCCGTAAAGGGCATACGTGACACCGCCTGCGCTTAATACCAGCACGATCAATATGACCGTCAATATTTTGATTGCTTTTTTATAATTCAACTGTTAGTCCTCCTAACAAAATCAAATCAAAACCTGTTCAACATTATAATATAAATTAACCCTGAATACCACTGTTTAGCCAAAATTTTCTTTCATTGGCCGCCTGGCGGAACATAATAAAGGGAGAGCATCGTATCCAATAATTCCTGGTCGTCCATGACATAATAATTCAACTCCGGCGGGTTTGGAACGATCGGATCCGGAAAGTCCTGCCAGCTGTCGTCCTTTTCCTCAAATGTTTCCATGCTGATATTGTCGATCGAACCGATCTTGTCGAGCACACCCGCAGTCGCCGCCACCTGGTCTAAGTTCATATTCGTCTGTACACCGATTTCCTCCAGTCTCGGCAGCAGCCTCACCGCCGTCTGTGCCGCGCCCAGCTTCTTCACTGCCTTGGCGATGGCTTTGATGAAGGCCTGCTGGTGGCGCTGGCGCGACATTTCGCCGCCTACGTCCTTGCGTTTTTCGAGGTAATGCCGCACATTATCCCCCTGCAGAAGTACGGTTTCGCCCTTGTTCCCGATCCCGGGGATATCCTGGTCAAGCTCTACCTCTACGCCGCCCAGTACGTTTGCTAAGTCAGGCAGGTTCGCCAGCTCCAATGAAACGTAATATGCCACGGGGATATCGAGCTGTTTCCCGCAATCGATCAGCTCCTGCACTGCCAGCATTTCGTTTTCGGCGCCCGCTTCGTCGCTGTGCAGCGCACCCAGCGCATACGCGTGGTTGATCTTTGTGAGATACGTTTCATCCTGTATCTTGCCTGTTTTTTTATCCACAGCATGCACCGTGGTTCGCGTATCGCGCGGGACCGAATGGAAATCGATGGTATTTTTTACCATATCAATCGTACAGAGGATAATCATATCGCTGCGCTTTCCATCATCAGCGCGCTCTGCCGACCCGTCCCAGTCGACCCCCAACATGAGGATCGTGACCACGTTTGGATTTTTTCCGTACCGCTTCCCGTCGACGGTCACAAACTCCGTAGGCTGTGCGAACGTTTTCCCTTCGGAAACGACCGTTCCTTCCCCGGAGAATGTTTCAAACGCTGTCATCGGATTTTCCTTGAGTTCCGTATACCTGCCGTAAAAAAACGCCGCCACCGTTCCTGCGGCCGCGCCCAGTGCGACCAACACAATGATCAATATTTTAATGATTTTTTTGTAGTCCACCATGCAGCCCCCTAAACGGTTTTACGCCCCTGCCGCCTTTTATCATAATACACATGTAATCATTTGTACCCGTTTTCACGCAATATTCACAAATTATTAAAACAAATGATGCAATTCCATATAAAAAGAACCGCCTTAACCATAAGACGGCTCTTCTATCCATTTTGTTCCCTGATTAATATCCCTGGTTATAATAATCCCCGCGGCGGTAATCATAAACCGCGCCCGCGCTGTATACGTCAATGCTCTCAAGCGCCTTGCCCGTACCGATCGCCACACACGAAACCGCGTCCTCCGCCACATAGCAGGGAATCTTCGTCCGCTCTGTTAAAAGCCTGTCCAGGCCATAAAGGAGCGATCCGCCGCCCGTCATGCAAATGCCGTTTTCCGCGATATCCGCCGTAAGCTCCGGCGGCGTGCGCTCGAGCACGCTGTGCATGGTCTCCATAATCCGGTCGAGCGGCTCCTGCATCGCTTCGATCGTCTCGTTGGAGCTGATGGTGATGGTCTTGGGCAGACCAGAAATCAGGTTGCGCCCCGTGACTTCCATGTATGCTTCTTCCTTACGCGGGAACGCGCTGCCGATGTTGATCTTGATCTCCTCTGCCGTGCGCTCACCGATCAGCATATTATATTTTTTCTTGATATACCTTGAAATATATTCATCGAACGTGTCTCCCGCGATCTTGATCGAATCGCTGATGACCGCGCCGCCCAGCGAGATCACAGCCATATCCGCCGTACCGCCGCCGATGTCGAGTACCATATTGCCCTGCGGTGCGCCGATATCGATGCCCGCGCCGATCGCCGCGGCAATCGGCTCCTCGATCAGGCACGTATGGCGTGCGCCCGCTTCTTCCGTCGCCTCGATCACCGAACGCTTTTCCACTTCCGTAACGCCCGACGGCACGCACACGACCACCCGGGGTTTAAAGAACAGCCTCTTGCCGATCACCTTCCGAAGGAAGTACCGCAGCATCCGTTCCGTATCGTGGAAGTTGGAGATCACGCCTTCCCGAAGGGGCCTTACCGCCACGATGTTGCCCGGCGTACGCCCCAGCATGATGCGCGCTTCTTCACCGATCGCAAGCATCCTGCCCGAAAGCCTGTCCACCGCAACAACGGAGGGTTCCCGCAGAACGATCCCCTTTCCCCTGACGTATACGAGCACTGTCGCCGTACCGAGGTCGATTCCTATATCATTAAAATTTCCGAACACGCCCATTCACGCAAGCCTCACTTTATCATACTTTGCTTTTCATATGGCATAATACATGCCTATATACCATATATCATAATACAATGGCACTTATATTTCAACTGTTTTGTGACGATTTTGTCATATTCTCTCTCTTGAACTACCCGCCGATACCAGTTACAATAAAACGTATCAACAAAGATTTTTTTATTTTACCATATGGGAGGAGACATTCATTATGGATTATCGCAAACTGCAAAACGGCAGCGACATACGCGGTATCGCCCTGGGGGAAGGTACCAGCCTGACGGCGCAGGCCGCACGCGACTTGTCGCTTGCGTTCGCCTCATGGCTCAAACAAAAAACGGGCGCTCAAAAGCCTAAAATCGCCATCGGTACGGATTCGCGCGTCACCGGCCCCGACTTAAAAAAGGCGTGTATCGAAGGCTTTGTAAGCGCAGGCGCCGATGTTGTGGACTGCGGCATGGCTTCTACGCCCGCTATGTTCATGACCACCGTTACCGACGGCTTTTTATGCGACGGTTCGGTGATGGTCACAGCAAGCCACCTGCCCGCAAACCGCAACGGCCTCAAGTTTTTTACCAGGCAGGGGGGACTTGAAAAAGAGGATATTGCGGAGCTCATCCGCATCGCCGATACGGCAAAGGACGGCGACAACAGCGGCAGCGTGACACAAGCGGATTTCATGAGCGTATATGCAAAGATCCTTGCCGACAAGATCCGCGATGCCACAGGCAAAGACAAGCCCTTTGCAGGTTTTAAAATCATCGTGGACGCCGGAAACGGGGCGGGCGGTTTTTATGTAGACAAGGTCTTAAAGCCCCTCGGCGCGGATACTGACGGCAGCCAATTTTTGGAACCGGACGGTACGTTTCCCAACCATGTCCCCAATCCGGAAGACCAGAAGGCCATGGACAGCATCGTAGGCGCCGTCAAAAAGACAAACGCAGATTTCGGCCTGATCTTTGATACGGACGTCGACCGCGCCGGCGCAGTCGACAAAGGCGGCAGCGTGCTCAACAAAAACCGCCTGATCGCGGCCATATCCGCTATCCTGTTAAAGGAATTCCCCGGCACGACCATCGTGACGGATTCCATCACTTCGAGCGGGCTTGCGCAGTTCATCAAAGCGCACGGCGGCGCGCACCATCGTTTTAAACGCGGCTATAAAAACGTGATCAACGAATCCATCCGCTTAAATGAAAGCGGAACGGATTCCCAGCTCGCGATCGAGACCTCCGGCCACGCGGCACTCAAAGAAAATTACTTTCTCGATGACGGCGCCTACCTGGTAACGCGCCTGCTGATCGAGCTGGCAAAACTCAAAAAGGATGGGCACAGTATCTCTGACCTGATTGCCGACCTGAAAGAACCGGTGGAAAGCGAGGAATTCCGCCTGAATATCGGCGAGGAGGATTTCAAGGCATATGGCAACCGTCTGATCGCGGACTTAACGGCATATGCGGAAAAGGAACCCTCCTTCCGGATCGCACCGGACAACCACGAGGGCATCCGCGTTTCCTTTGACAAGGATCATGGCGACGGCTGGTTCCTCGTCCGATTGTCCCTGCACGACCCGCTCATCCCCGTCAATGTGGAGAGCGACGAGAAGGGCGGCGCACGCATCATCACGGAAAAGCTGTATGCGTTTTTAAAGCAATACGATAAGCTTGACCTGTCCCCGGTCAAAAATTACCTGGGCGTATAAAAAACAATCATAAAAGGGCGGTACATATGCACCGCCCTTTTTCATGTCTAAAACCTTAGAATCTTGACCTGTCGTCAAATTTATTGGCTCCGCCCGTTCGTTTTGGGCCTTCCTGTTCCTTCATCTTTGCATCCGCTTTGGATTCTTCAAATTCCTTTTCCCTGCCGCGGAATTCGTTCTGTTTTACCTGGTATGCTTTTTTCTTCTTCCTGCTGCGGTTCACCAGTACGATGATGACCACGACCACCACAATGATCACGATCATGGCAATGATGCCCACAAGCATGGAGCTGATGCCGCTTGACGCCTGGTCTGAAACCTTGTCCAGTACAAATTTGCCGCTGGCGTCCTGCTTGAAATCCATGTACAGGTCTTTTGCCGCCGCGGACATTTCCACCACATACCCGTCGCTTGTCGTTTCAGCGATCTTTGTCTGCGTGCCCTGGCGGAACTCGATATTCAGCACCGTTGCGCTGTCCGCTTCCGCGTTTGGCGCGAGGATCGTCCAAACATATGTCTTGAACGCCGCGTTGTTGAAAACGAACTTCCCATCCGCTCCTGTCGCGCCGACCGAAGGCGTAGGCAGCTCGCTTTCCGTTACCGTCACGGTAACGCCGCCGATCGCCTTGTCCGAGGAATCTTTAAAATTCGCTGTAACGTTGAAGCTTCCCGTCGCGGGAGTAGGCGTAGCTGCCGCCTCGGGCGGATTGGGCTTCGATGTGCCCGCGGAATAGATCTGCAACGCTTCTTCCGGCACGTAGACCGCGCCCAGATACAGGTTGGTCACGTCCTGTCCGACAGAAATACTGTATTTTCCACCCATGGCCTGTTCCGTAATGCCCGTCGTATTTCCGCGCGACAGGTGAAGCATCCCTGTGGAAAGCTTTCCATTCGCATCTTTGACGGAAATGTTGTGTTCTTCCACCGTGACGCCGGGAAATGTTACCATACCGTCTTTATTTGCCGTCTGCGAACTTTTATCTATGATGACGGTATAACCGTCCGCGCCCTGTCCTTCCTGCGTATATACATAGATCGTCAGATTGATGTCCTGTTCTTCCGACGGTTCCGGGGTCGGCTCTTCGGACGGTGTAGGCGCAGGCGTCGCTGTCGGTGTCGCCGTTGGCGTTGCCGTCGGTTTTTGTGTGGGTGTGGGCGTCGCTGTCGGCGTAGGCGTAGGAGTCGGCGTTGCCGTGGGCGTCGCTGTCGGCTCCACTGTATCCGTAGGCTGCGGGTCTTCCGTTTCTGCAAACGCTACCGGTGCGAACATGGCAAGCATCAGCACGACTGCCAGAAGAATCCCCAATATTTTCTTTGTCTGTTTCATTCAGTTCACCTCATAACTATGATTCCGTATTGATCATGACAACCATTAGACGTATTCTATCATACAAATGTTCCTAAACGCAATTTTACGTTCCCAATCCCATTCTTCAAAAAAATCCCTGTTTTTTGAAAACAGGGATTTTATATCCGAAAAACAGCTTAGTCTTCTTCGCACGCGCATACGCATGCACACGGCGCATCCGGGATATCCTCTTTGATCTTCTCCGGCACTGCCGAGAACAGCGTGCTCACCGATTCACGCTCATGGATCCTGTACACCGCTTCTGCAAAGAGCGGGGCAACGGAAACCGTGAGGAACTTCTGGTGTCCGACAATAAACGGATTTTCCACACTGTCCGTCGAAATGACATATTCGATCGGGCTGTCGTTGATCGCCTTTACGCCCTTTTCACGCAGCATGATATGCGCAAGGCAGGAAACGATGCGCTTTGCGCCGCGCGCTTTCAGCATATGCGCCACATCGACGAGCGTGCCGCCGGAAATGGAGAAATCGTCCACGATGATGCAGTTTTTGCCTTCCACATTACCGATCAGTTCCAGAATCTGTGCGTTTTCGTCATGGCCGCTGCGCGTTTTATCGCCGATCGCGACCGGAACGCCCAAATAATCCGCATACTTCCTGGCCATCTTAGCAAAGCCCGCGTCCGGGGAAACGACCACCGCGTCTTCCATGATGTCCATGCCCTTGATGTATTCGCAAAGGATCGGCAGGGAACGAAGGTGATCCACCGGGATCTTGAAAAAGCCCTGCACCTGCGCACTGTGCAGGTCCATCGTAATCACGCGGTCAGCGCCCGCCGTCTCAAGGCAGTCGGCGCATACCCGTGCGCGGATCGACACCCTCGGTTCGTCCTTCTTGTCGCCTTTGGCATAGCCATAGTAGGGGACGATTGCCGTGACCGAGCTTGCGCTTGCGCGTTTGAAAGAGTCCATCCAAAATAAAAGCTCCACTAACTCGTTGTTTGGATCCAAACCGATAGGGAGCACCACATAAACGTCTTTGTCACGTACCGTTTCTTTGATACGTATAAAAATATTTCCGTCGGAAAAATGTATAACCTCGGAAGCGCCCAACTCCGCCCCCAGGTAATTGCACATTTTCTTTGCGAAAGGGAGACCAGAGGAGCCTGCGAAGATCTTGATATCCGGATTACCACTAAGCATAAAATCATACCATCCTTGTTTCATGTGATTATATGTTTATTATAGCACCCGCCCTATGCCTTTTCAATCAAATTGCATAGTTTTGGATTAAAAATTTGATGGAATCCGTGAGTCTTTCGCCCGTACGTTTTTCGCACGCGATCGCCGCGTACGGGCGCATTTTCCCGTGGTAATCGCTGCCCTGCGTTACCAGCAGGTCGTTTGCCTGTGCGATATCCAGGTACTTCTTCACTTCCGCGTCCGTATGCGCGGGATAATATGCTTCAATGCCCTGAAGGCCTAATGTTTTCATATCCGCGACCAGCGAAGCGATATCGTCCGTTTTCACAAACTTGGGGTGCGCCAGCACAGGCACGCCGCCCGCGTCCAGGATCAGGTCCAGGGCTTGCTGCATATTGAGCTTGCGCCTCTGCACATAGCAAAGCCCGTTTTCGTTCAGGTATTTGACGAACGCATCCTGCAAATCGCCCGCATACCCCTTTTCAATGAGCGCAAGCGCAACGTGCGGCCTTCCCAGCGTATTGCCGCCCGCAAAGCGCTCCACATCCTCAAAGGTAATATTGATGTTGTGTTCTTTTAAAGCCTTGATGATCGCGTATACACGTTCGACGCGCGAAGTACGCAGATCCTCCATCATTGTTTTGAGCGCCTCGTTTTCAATATCCACGCCGTAGCCCAGAAGG contains these protein-coding regions:
- a CDS encoding YcxB family protein — translated: MQDINFTTKTDYQIFKDYWMFSLFEKKGPNGKMNAFAKFVTVLCILIGIAVVLIICNYALLDNAMGVVPVILLGAVAAAFVSCYVTVTRTQPKRQYKTVQEAVENPQKYTFTQKQMEVREYDAEEERETLAEFAYDDLVYAYETPVAFYLFINDINAFLIPKGQIEGITLQEFASFLKGKLGKRYLKSKKCS
- a CDS encoding LCP family protein, whose product is MNYKKAIKILTVILIVLVLSAGGVTYALYGTYTDLKANSIAAFNTPAPAAVASDDINFDANANVETVTIDGKTYQKNPNVVSILMLGIDWDGTQVKDATGARSDMIMLCTVDMENNEISFLSIPRDTRTIVHKVDQKTGKVESKEYLTKINHAYILGGGNDTTKWGPQNAMRATEDLVEVEGQLSIPIQYYISIDLEHLADLAAALGGVEVTLDQDYPDIGSKGDTITLEGNAVRLYLQNRKQMDDGELSRQRHEQEFMMAIAKKIKKLGAVQSASKLFSQLSGDVLQTNLGLDQIVAMAGVLDKIGSIDNIKMETFEERDDCWQNFPDPIVTSPSKLNYFIMDEDELMTKMLERYYTPVDGSPGGALSSGETESPSDD
- a CDS encoding LCP family protein, translating into MDYKKIIKILIIVLVALGAAAGTVAAFFYGRYTELKENPMTAFETFSGEGTVVSEGKTFAQPTEFVTVDGKRYGKNPNVVTILMLGVDWDGSAERADDGKRSDMIILCTIDMVKNTIDFHSVPRDTRTTVHAVDKKTGKIQDETYLTKINHAYALGALHSDEAGAENEMLAVQELIDCGKQLDIPVAYYVSLELANLPDLANVLGGVEVELDQDIPGIGNKGETVLLQGDNVRHYLEKRKDVGGEMSRQRHQQAFIKAIAKAVKKLGAAQTAVRLLPRLEEIGVQTNMNLDQVAATAGVLDKIGSIDNISMETFEEKDDSWQDFPDPIVPNPPELNYYVMDDQELLDTMLSLYYVPPGGQ
- the mreB gene encoding rod shape-determining protein; protein product: MGVFGNFNDIGIDLGTATVLVYVRGKGIVLREPSVVAVDRLSGRMLAIGEEARIMLGRTPGNIVAVRPLREGVISNFHDTERMLRYFLRKVIGKRLFFKPRVVVCVPSGVTEVEKRSVIEATEEAGARHTCLIEEPIAAAIGAGIDIGAPQGNMVLDIGGGTADMAVISLGGAVISDSIKIAGDTFDEYISRYIKKKYNMLIGERTAEEIKINIGSAFPRKEEAYMEVTGRNLISGLPKTITISSNETIEAMQEPLDRIMETMHSVLERTPPELTADIAENGICMTGGGSLLYGLDRLLTERTKIPCYVAEDAVSCVAIGTGKALESIDVYSAGAVYDYRRGDYYNQGY
- a CDS encoding phosphohexomutase domain-containing protein, whose protein sequence is MDYRKLQNGSDIRGIALGEGTSLTAQAARDLSLAFASWLKQKTGAQKPKIAIGTDSRVTGPDLKKACIEGFVSAGADVVDCGMASTPAMFMTTVTDGFLCDGSVMVTASHLPANRNGLKFFTRQGGLEKEDIAELIRIADTAKDGDNSGSVTQADFMSVYAKILADKIRDATGKDKPFAGFKIIVDAGNGAGGFYVDKVLKPLGADTDGSQFLEPDGTFPNHVPNPEDQKAMDSIVGAVKKTNADFGLIFDTDVDRAGAVDKGGSVLNKNRLIAAISAILLKEFPGTTIVTDSITSSGLAQFIKAHGGAHHRFKRGYKNVINESIRLNESGTDSQLAIETSGHAALKENYFLDDGAYLVTRLLIELAKLKKDGHSISDLIADLKEPVESEEFRLNIGEEDFKAYGNRLIADLTAYAEKEPSFRIAPDNHEGIRVSFDKDHGDGWFLVRLSLHDPLIPVNVESDEKGGARIITEKLYAFLKQYDKLDLSPVKNYLGV
- a CDS encoding carboxypeptidase-like regulatory domain-containing protein, yielding MKQTKKILGILLAVVLMLAMFAPVAFAETEDPQPTDTVEPTATPTATPTPTPTPTATPTPTQKPTATPTATPTATPAPTPSEEPTPEPSEEQDINLTIYVYTQEGQGADGYTVIIDKSSQTANKDGMVTFPGVTVEEHNISVKDANGKLSTGMLHLSRGNTTGITEQAMGGKYSISVGQDVTNLYLGAVYVPEEALQIYSAGTSKPNPPEAAATPTPATGSFNVTANFKDSSDKAIGGVTVTVTESELPTPSVGATGADGKFVFNNAAFKTYVWTILAPNAEADSATVLNIEFRQGTQTKIAETTSDGYVVEMSAAAKDLYMDFKQDASGKFVLDKVSDQASSGISSMLVGIIAMIVIIVVVVVIIVLVNRSRKKKKAYQVKQNEFRGREKEFEESKADAKMKEQEGPKRTGGANKFDDRSRF
- a CDS encoding ribose-phosphate diphosphokinase produces the protein MLSGNPDIKIFAGSSGLPFAKKMCNYLGAELGASEVIHFSDGNIFIRIKETVRDKDVYVVLPIGLDPNNELVELLFWMDSFKRASASSVTAIVPYYGYAKGDKKDEPRVSIRARVCADCLETAGADRVITMDLHSAQVQGFFKIPVDHLRSLPILCEYIKGMDIMEDAVVVSPDAGFAKMARKYADYLGVPVAIGDKTRSGHDENAQILELIGNVEGKNCIIVDDFSISGGTLVDVAHMLKARGAKRIVSCLAHIMLREKGVKAINDSPIEYVISTDSVENPFIVGHQKFLTVSVAPLFAEAVYRIHERESVSTLFSAVPEKIKEDIPDAPCACVCACEED
- a CDS encoding PHP domain-containing protein, with the protein product MLDLHMHSTASDGTDTPREIVTKCAKLRLELSAITDHDTIDAQREAIDTAKAHKIRYITGVEISVRHLGELHLLGYGVDIENEALKTMMEDLRTSRVERVYAIIKALKEHNINITFEDVERFAGGNTLGRPHVALALIEKGYAGDLQDAFVKYLNENGLCYVQRRKLNMQQALDLILDAGGVPVLAHPKFVKTDDIASLVADMKTLGLQGIEAYYPAHTDAEVKKYLDIAQANDLLVTQGSDYHGKMRPYAAIACEKRTGERLTDSIKFLIQNYAI